The DNA window GTTGTCTGGCACGGGAGGTAATCTAAAGTTTTAAATGTAAACGCTACGATCCCTGGCGGAAAACTGCGGTTTCTTTCCCGGAATCTATTTGCATAGTTAAGCAAGACGAGCGCCAGGGGACGCTGCGGCTCAACTTTCCGGGTTCTTTGTTCAGTCCAGATTGTAACCAGGGCTTGGGTGGACCTTAATTATCAGAGAAACCTGGAAAGTGGGTTAAGGATTATTCGGTGGTGCTCATCAGAAACAAAACTCTTGCTTAAACTACTCtcgactcaaaaaaaaaaaaaaaaaaaaaaaaatcaccctctgtagtcctggctgtgggACCGTGTGGACCAGGGCGGGGGCCAGTGCTGGTCACTTTTACTTCTAATGATACCCACAAGTGGCCcgtctgtcttagggttactgCTGCTGTGATCAAAGATGACCAAaagcagtttggggaggaaagggtttatttcattcacaGTTCCCTATagcagttcatcatcaaaagccatgagggcaggaacctggaggcaggtgctgatgACGCAGGGACCATGATggggtgctacttactgacttgctccgcatggcttgctcagcctgtttgattatagaacccaggaccaccagcccagggtggcaccacccacaatgggctgggccctcccccatcaatcactgattaagaaaataccctacaggcttgcctctAGCCTAATagaggcgttttctcagttgagcctcccccctcctctgatgactctagcttctatcaagttgacataaaaccagccagcacagtgtCTGTACCAAGCACACATACTGATTGTGCAAGTGTTTATTGGCCCCCATGGCTAATGTCATCATGTGATATCTTGGCAAACCTCCCATGTTACAAAGAATCTTTAGAACCCTCTCTGAGAATTGAATGTCTGCTCTTGCTCTCTGTGTTATGTGGGTACACCCCTCAGGGGACTCCTCTGATCAGTGACACTTTGTTCCCACCACAGGGCTCTTGGGCCCGCAGCTCTCCATCTGCTGCCTCCCCTTAGCTCAGTGTCACCACAGCATCATTGCTTGTTCTTTGTGCTTATTGTCCTGCCCCATGGAATGTCCCACATGCTGGGTTTGCTTGGTGGCTTCCTTGACACTATCCATAATGGGTCCCCCAGCATCTGTGGACTCCCACCCTTGCCTTTCCGTCTTCCCTAAACAAACAGCATCCATTTCAGTTTGATTCAGCAGTAAGTAGCTAGAAGAATGGTGAGCTTGCAGGATCCTTCCTGCTGCCTCACATCAGGGGCCTTGCTGTTGTCTCGGATGTGCCTAGCCCTCAGTAACTCTCCAGGTAACATGTTAGGTGGGGCTATAGGCATGACctagcagtagagtgcttgcttacaaTTTCCCAGAAAGGGGCTCCGCTCACGGCTCAggggtagagcccctgcctagagtccaaTAGTGAGTGTGGGAGTGTGTCTCAGCAGTATAGTGTTGGCAGAGTTTCTCTGCCATCTGGCTCCCAGATAACCACACTGCTTaggctcttacaacttaaaattAACACATATTAATCTACGTGCTGCATGTGGTTCATGGTTTAATACCTccttttctacatgtcctgcttcctctgtatctggctagtgactctgtccttcttcccagctttctctcaatctgactcttctgcctagctattggccagttggctctttattaaaccaatgagagaaacacatattcacagtgtacaaaaagattattccacagccaTATAACACTGGCCTAGCAGCACATTTAAGGTCCTAGATTCAATCCTCAATACtgcacaaatttaaaaaaaaaaagaaagaaaaaaattaaaggaaaagcaGCCATCAAATTCTCCATCCAGAACATTTTTGTGTTGTGTGAAGTTGCTTAAATCTGGAAACACAAGTTAGTTGACCAACAGCTCCTTGCTGCCAAGAACATTGTGAAAATGTGTCTGGGGTGAGGGAGTGGCCTGCTAGGTGAAAGGGTGTTCTCTCTGGGACAAGGATGACATTCCTTGAGCTTAGTGTTAGCAACACCTGGTGATTGGCTGTCTGCAGttctattttgtgtttatgtgtggtgcTTGGGATAGAACCTAAGGCCTTGGCATACccttgagccacaccccagcccctcactaggggattctaggcaggtgctctaccactgagccacacccaagcccctcactgggggattctaggcaggtgctccatcactgagccacaccccagcccctcactgggagattctaggtaggtgctctaccactgagccacaccccagcccctcactaggggattctaggcaagtgctctaccactgagccacacccaagcccctcactgggggattctaggcaggtgctccatcactgagccacaccccagcccctcactgggagattctaggtaggtgctctaccactgagccacaccccagcccctcactgggggattctaggcaggtgctctaccactgagccacaccccagcccctcactgggggactctaggcaggtgctctaccactgagccacaccccagcccctcactgggggattctaggcaggaccTCTTCCCCTGAGCCCCAGCCCTAGCTctctattttttgaggcagggtggtCTTTTTATTGATCTTGTAGCTTTCTGACTCAAGCTAGACTCTGTGGCTTGCCagccctagggatcctcctgtttctgcctccccatcactgggattacaggtgtacagttagttgttggttttttgtttgtttgtttgttttgtttttgttttttcgagacagggtttctgtgtgtagttttgtgcctttcctagaactcacttggtagcccaggctggcctcgaactcacaaacatctgccttgctctgcctcccgagtgctgggattaaaggccgccCGGCCCAGTTGTTCTTTATGCAGGCGGTAGGAATtcgaattcagatcctcatgcttgcagaacaagcactttgctgactgagccacctccccagctgtCCCAGTGACCTTCTGAGTGTGGCTCCGCCCCACGTGACATGAGTTATGCCATCTGTCAGATTGCACAGGACTGTTGCGAGAACTGAGAAAGTGCTGTGGTCCATGTGGAGACATGGGGTTTAGTGGTAGAGGCAGAAGAGACGGGAGGAGGGGGATGGCTCAACTTTGTTTCCGGAAACGGTGACCAGACGGTCCTGGccccactcctcctcttcctcaacacGTCTTCTTTTGGAGGAAGTTTTGAGTTGCTCCATAAGTccgtggcttttttttttttttttttttttggttattccTGGCAGTAGAAATGCAAGGAAGgtagctggggagatggcccagtgggtaagagctcttgctgctcaagatgaggacctgagtgtaaATCTCTAGCACCCACTTAACTGTGTGCTTGCCCCTAGCCTCAGCAGTGAGTGTGGCAGAGAAGGGAGGTTTGCAGGCCTTGCTGGCTATCAGTCTAggtccaggtccagtgagagatcaTGTGTCAAGGGACTCAGGTTGAAGGTGATGGATCTGGGCACCTgacatccttctctggcttctctatTTACTTATgtacctgtgtacacacacatgcatgtacatcacacacagtcctgcacatacaacacacacacaagttatgTTTAAGGGAGTGTTTCATAAAGTTGTGTATTTGGGGGTTCCTTTTAATATTGGATATTTTGTTAACTAAGGTGAAGAAGAAGTGGAGATGTAGCTTGGAGAATACAAGGTGTCAGGTGTAACAAGGTGCAGCATTATGGAGCTTGGAGGAAGGAGCCTggaatcctagcatttgagaagtAGAAGCAGCAAGATTATTAGTTCAAggctgggactggggagatggctcagtggttaagaatgcctGATGTTCTAGAAGACCTgtgtttgggtcccagcacccatgtcaggtggctcacaaaccacctgtaactccaggtctggggaatctgacaccctcttctagcctgagGCCACAGCCttctatacatataaataaaatataaatacacataacaaaaaataaatctaaagaaaattagTTCATGGTTACTCTCTTCCTACCCTTGGCTATAtggggagttcaaggacaggttGGGATTCATGAGGCcctgtataaacaaacaaacaaacaaacaaacaaacaatccaaaaatgggcactggctgctcttacagaggatccaatttggttcccagtacctacatggtggctcacaggcacctgtaactccagtgccaaggCCCCCAGTGCTCTCTGCTGGCTCCCATGGGCATGGTACTCATGTAGCAGACATACAGATACATaactagaaattaaaaacaaaaacagcactGGGTCTCTTTGTCCCttttcccaatgtggccacaatGGACAAacctttctattctgcctttcattatttaaaaaaaaaaaaagactctttaAAACCAACAGCAGCATAGGGGCTATAGGTAATAATACAGAAAGGGCGGGGAATGCAAGCATTTTGTTTCAAGTACAAGGAATAAAACTTGTTAAATACTTAAAGAGGGGGCTTTCCCTCCAGAGTGATGGGCTTGCCTGTGAGGTTCTCTACAAGGATCTGCACCCTACCTCTGAGATGAAGCAGGCACAGGGTAGACTCCTCTGGGAGTTATAGTCACACTGGGCATGGCCATCTTCTAGCTTCTTGCTGGCAAAGATCAGCTTGTGCTgattggggctggggagacactgtCCTTGCCTTGGGTCTTTGAGTTGACATGCTGATGTCACTGGGCTCAACCGCTAGGGTGATGGGCTTACCAGTTAAgggtttttcttttccatctatGCCTCTGTGACATGCCTCTGTGTcaaattatgtgcatgtgagtgcaggtgcccacacaggccagaagtgggtgttagatctcctggaactggagtttataggtgtttgtgagccacgtGATGTGACTGCTAGAACTGAATGTCAccagagcagtaagcactcttaaccgctgagccatctctgatcTCAGCTAGTGTTTTAACTGATAGCTGCATTGTAGTAATGTAGCAGTCTTCACAGAAAAACAGCTGTGGTCATAATGGATCTAACTCCAACATCAggcctttgagacagggtctcatggagttCAGGCAGGccaggaattcactatgtagccaaggaggaGCTTAAACTCCCATGCCTCAGGCCTCTACCTCTGAAGTGTtatgattacaagtgtgtgccttGCCCTGCTTAATAATGCTGTACTGTGGATGACAAGATGGCTCATTAGGTAAAGGAATTTGCATCCAAAccggaggatctgagttcagtccctgggaccaacatgctaggagaaaaccaactcttgaatattgtcctctgatttccacacatgcaccgtggacacgcacacacacacaaacacagacagacagatggacagtcacacacacacacacacacacacacacacacacacacacacacactcacctgtgCTTATGAAGTCTAGAGGTTAACATTGGGCATCTTCCTTAATCAGTTtttcgcctttttttttttctctttttgtggaaagatttctctatgtaaccctagTTAGCCAGAAACTATGTAGAGCAGGttaaactgacagagatctacctgcctctgtctcccaagtgctggtattagaggcatgtgccactcaCTATGCCTAGCATGCAAAAGGCTTTTTATGTGGtggctggggatctgaattcaggtcctcatgcttgttatGTAGGTTAAGCTTGGGCTATATAAGATCTTGCtctaaatcaataaatattaaagtaccttcttttctcccttttctttcttttctttctttcctcctcctcctcttcctcctcctcctctttcttcttcttcttcttcttcttcttcttcttcttcttcttcttcttcttcttcttcttcttcttcttctcctcctcctcctcctcctcctcctcctcctcctccttctccttcttcttcttcttcttctttttgagacagagtttccttgtgtagctctggctgtcctggaacttgctctatagaccaggctggcttcaaactcacagagatgtggaattaaaggtgtgtgccattactgcTGGCATATTAAAGTCTTTTCATTTGTCCAACTTATAATTTCCTCTGCTGATCTCAATTTTGCATCAGCCACCGTCTAATTctgagtgcctttaatcccagcacttgggaggcagaggctggtggatctcagtgagttcgaggccagcctggtgtacctatcaagttccaggacagccaggactgttacagagaaaccctgcctggaaacaccccccaccccaaataaaaacaaaagagagaaagaaagtgaaagataGAGAGATGGTAGCATAAGAGCTTACAAGCCTCCCAACCTGAATTCagtcatcctctgacctacacacacacacacacacacacacacacacacacacacacgcacatcacATTCATGCAATAATAACAACTGATAATACTTTTGAAGGCAGAGAAGGTAAACCAGGTCCTACTGAGTCACTTACACACACGAATGTTCCATATTCAGGCCGCAGCTATGACCATCCACTGTTTATCATTGAAATTACACGTGAGAGAGAGGGATTTCCAAAGGATCCAGAGGGTTGGGTCCCTTGCTCCTTGCACCAGAAAGTAGTCTAGAATCCCCAAGTGAGGTGCTTCCAGTGATGGCTGAGAGGTAGAGTGACTTCCTGGCATCTCCCAAGAAGGGGCTAGGGCCTGGCTCCTTGCTAGAGTTCTTGCttagactcccccagtgaggggctggggctggagctccATGGTAGACCATGTGCATAGAGTACACCACTGAAgggctggggtatagctcagaGGGAAATCACCTGCCCAGAATCTTCCAGTGAGGGCCTGGGGACATGGTTCAGAGGTAAGGGcctgcctagactcccccagtgaggggctgggggtgtgactCAGCAACTGAGCATCTGCCTACATGTTAGGCGGTAGGGCTTGATCACAGTGTATATCCGCAACCAAACAAAGAAGCGTACATGGAGCTGTGGTCACACTGGGACAGTGTCTCATTTtgcatctccagcccctccctgaaTTCCAGCCTCTCCCACTATGGTCCCTGGAGTTATCCCCAGACATCACCCCTGAGCAGTACCTCATGCAAGAAGGGCTGTGCAGGAGGGAAGCCCCTCCTCTGGGGCCTCTAGAGTCTGCTTCTCTTCACTCAGATGTGGCAATGGAGGGCAAGTGGCCAAGGGACTTATTACCCAAGGCAGGATGGGCCACATCCAGAGGTCTACAAGAAGGAGCTATGGGACGGGAGCTCCTGTCCAGAACTGATTTGTGTCCTGCTGAGTCCACTGCCACAGTAAGTGACAGCCCTCCCCTAGCCAGAGCTCCAATGTGGGGGACCTAGGGCCACTGAATGTCCATCCCTGTGTCCCGCAGGGATGGAAGGACATCGTGGTCTGACTCTCTCCAGCGCGGGAAGGGTCTGGTCTAAGGTGGGGCTCCTGGTTGTCTCTTGCAGTACCTACCAGATGGAAAacctctcactcctcctcctcttcctcctcttccctgtcccGGGGTTGCTGGGCTCCAGCAGGGCACAGTGTTCGATGGATGAAGCCATGGGCGAGAAGATCAAGCAAGGCTTCAGCTCCCTGTGTGAGGAGCCCTCCACCCAACCTTGCCGAGGGCCTCACAGGCTTCTCTCATCCCTGATGGGGACACAGACCCACCCAGCtgcaaggccagcctcagcctcaAACTCACCCTGTCTACAAGTTCCAACCCAACCTCACCCTGCCCTACCTTCAACCACAGCTCCAACCCACAACCTAACTTCTTCCCACCATCACCCCAAACCTCCCTCACCCCCAAAGACCTCTCATTGTGTGTTTGGAGtctaggtgtgagccaccatgctggacTCTCTGGGGCCAAAATATTTTACTGTActtgtgtgtgctgtatgtgtatgtgtacatatgtggtgcacatgtgtgaaggtgcatgtgtgtgcataggcACATGGAAGCCTGAAGTTGGTATAGTGCCATCGTCCAGATCACTCTCTACTTtgttgaggtagggtctctcagtTGAGCCCAGGGCTTGTGAGCTTGGGAGAGTCTAGCCAGCTTGTTCTGGGGACCCTAACTCTGCCTGTGTCCTGGACGCTGGGATTATAGGGGGCCCCACACATGCCTGCCCGGCTTTTAGGTAGAttcaggggatctgaactcctgtcctcacacttgtgagtcaaactctaacctctgagccatctgcccaCTCTGCTGGGAAGCATTTGACCCCTTTGTTAGTGCCAAGCCCAGTGATGTCCCCATGCAAGGATGCAGTTGGGACTGCCTGGTTGTATCACCccttccatcttcctttctgCAGTGTCAGAAGTAGTAAGGAACATTGACATACAATGCCGGACAGTCTCTTCCAGAGGGGAGTTGGCCTCCTGTCCAGAGGGTGAGTGCACACTGTTGCTCAGACTTTCCGGAAGTCCCCCGAGACTCCCCTGCTTTCCTCCCGCTCGGTCCTCAATATCCACTTCCTTAGGGCTCTGTCCCAGCCTTCCAATCTTGCACTGGTCCCCCATCCAGTCATCCTACACTCTGCTTCCTGGGCAAcagcctccagcctcctcagCCCATCTCCACCGCCCACTCCTGCACTCTCCCAGCTTCTCAAGGGCTTCTCTCCTTGCAGGCTTAGCAGTCACCAGCTGCTCCTGTGGTTCTGCCTGCGGCTCGTGGGACGTCCGAGAGGGAACAATATGTCACTGCCAGTGTGCAGGCATAGATTGGACCGCGGCCCGTTGCTGTGCCCTGGGGGTTGGTGCCTGAGGCCTTGAGAGCGGAGCTGGCCTGCCATGTGCTGGAGCAGAGGGATGGGGATGCGGATGGTGAGAGGGCAGGGGGCAGGTCCAAGATGAGGGGCTGGGACTACGGAATGAGATGATGGTGATGTTGCTGCTGATGGTGATGATAAAGATGCACGGTGAAGTGGACGTGAGCCTTGTGTGGTTTCTTTAGTGGAGAAGGAGGTGTATGGGAATTGCTGCATGGCAATTTTATGCAAGTTTTTCTCCCTGTCTGTCACtcggtttctttttttttttttttcttccccctacCCCACCtttctgacagggtctcatgtaatccaggctagccttaaacaaTCC is part of the Onychomys torridus chromosome 17, mOncTor1.1, whole genome shotgun sequence genome and encodes:
- the Retn gene encoding resistin produces the protein MENLSLLLLFLLFPVPGLLGSSRAQCSMDEAMGEKIKQGFSSLLSEVVRNIDIQCRTVSSRGELASCPEGLAVTSCSCGSACGSWDVREGTICHCQCAGIDWTAARCCALGVGA